In Sphingopyxis sp. 113P3, one DNA window encodes the following:
- the prfB gene encoding peptide chain release factor 2 — MRAEAQDQIDTINAALALLRRFLDWDRAVRRLDELNAKVEDPTLWDSPKAAQEVMRERRRLDEAINATRAIEKERDDTVELIELAEMEGDEALIDDAVASLAALAQRAEQDKVKALLAGEADGNDCYIEIHAGAGGTESQDWAEMLQRMYMRWAEKRGMKVELVEYQAGEQAGIKSATMLIKGESAYGYAKTESGVHRLVRISPYDSSARRHTSFSSVWVYPVIDDDIQIDINESDLKIDTYRASGAGGQHVNTTDSAVRITHIPTGIVVASQNDRSQHKNRATAMNMLKARMYEAELQKREVEASGEYQAKTEIGWGHQIRSYVLQPYQLVKDLRTGVTSTAPGDVLDGALDPFMAAALSQKVTGEKVEVEDID; from the coding sequence ATGCGCGCCGAAGCGCAGGATCAAATCGATACGATCAACGCCGCGCTGGCATTGCTGCGCCGATTCCTCGACTGGGACCGCGCCGTGCGCCGGCTCGACGAGCTCAATGCAAAGGTCGAGGACCCGACGCTGTGGGACAGCCCCAAGGCGGCGCAGGAGGTCATGCGCGAACGCCGCCGGCTCGATGAGGCGATCAATGCGACGCGCGCTATCGAGAAGGAGCGCGACGACACGGTCGAGTTGATCGAACTTGCCGAGATGGAGGGCGACGAGGCGCTGATCGACGATGCTGTCGCCAGTCTCGCCGCGCTCGCGCAGCGCGCTGAACAGGACAAGGTCAAGGCGCTGCTTGCAGGCGAGGCGGACGGCAACGACTGCTATATCGAAATCCACGCAGGCGCCGGAGGCACCGAAAGCCAGGACTGGGCCGAAATGCTGCAGCGCATGTATATGCGCTGGGCCGAAAAGCGCGGGATGAAGGTCGAGCTCGTCGAATATCAGGCGGGCGAGCAGGCAGGCATCAAGTCGGCAACCATGCTGATAAAGGGCGAAAGCGCCTATGGCTATGCCAAGACCGAGAGCGGCGTGCACCGCCTTGTCCGAATCTCGCCCTACGACAGTTCGGCGCGCCGCCATACCAGCTTCTCGTCGGTTTGGGTCTATCCGGTGATCGACGACGATATCCAGATCGACATCAACGAGAGCGACCTCAAGATCGATACCTACCGCGCATCGGGCGCGGGCGGCCAGCACGTCAACACGACCGACTCGGCCGTGCGCATCACCCACATTCCAACCGGCATTGTCGTTGCCAGCCAGAATGACCGTTCGCAGCACAAGAACCGCGCCACGGCCATGAACATGCTGAAGGCGCGGATGTACGAGGCCGAACTTCAAAAGCGCGAGGTCGAAGCGAGCGGCGAATATCAGGCGAAGACCGAGATAGGCTGGGGCCACCAGATCAGGTCCTACGTTCTCCAGCCCTATCAGCTGGTGAAGGATTTGCGCACCGGAGTGACCTCGACTGCTCCCGGCGACGTTCTTGATGGCGCGCTCGATCCCTTCATGGCAGCGGCGCTGTCGCAAAAGGTGACGGGCGAAAAGGTCGAGGTGGAGGACATCGACTGA
- a CDS encoding class I SAM-dependent methyltransferase, translating into MQRRAAFLAALALAPLVGGCDAPWQEDGDRIETARDFPPADRPVAPITSTKWSTEEARDRVNEADDVMDSADVRPGMTVADIGAGDGYYTVRLAGRVGADGRVLAQDIQPEVIERLADRVARERLDNVSLKLGAVDDPRLPANSFDRVFMVHMYHEIGEPYAFLWRLRPALRQGGQVIVVDGDRPIAQHGTPFRLLVCEFQAVGYKLLSYNDKQTAGGYLARFVPTGKRPDPAAISVCKNP; encoded by the coding sequence ATGCAGCGCCGCGCGGCCTTCCTCGCCGCACTGGCGCTTGCACCGCTGGTCGGCGGCTGCGATGCGCCCTGGCAGGAGGATGGCGACCGCATCGAAACCGCGCGCGATTTCCCGCCCGCCGACCGCCCTGTCGCGCCGATCACCTCGACCAAATGGTCCACCGAAGAGGCTCGCGATCGCGTCAACGAAGCCGATGACGTCATGGATTCGGCCGACGTCCGTCCCGGTATGACTGTCGCCGATATCGGGGCCGGCGACGGCTATTACACGGTCCGCCTAGCGGGCCGGGTCGGAGCCGACGGTCGCGTGCTCGCGCAGGATATCCAGCCCGAGGTGATCGAACGCCTCGCCGACCGCGTCGCTCGCGAGCGGCTCGACAATGTGTCGCTGAAGCTCGGTGCGGTCGACGATCCGCGGCTTCCTGCGAACAGCTTCGACCGCGTGTTCATGGTGCATATGTATCACGAGATCGGCGAACCTTACGCCTTTCTCTGGCGACTGCGTCCTGCCCTGCGTCAGGGAGGGCAGGTGATCGTTGTCGACGGCGACCGCCCGATTGCGCAGCATGGGACACCCTTTCGCCTGCTTGTCTGCGAGTTTCAGGCGGTGGGCTACAAGTTGCTGTCTTATAACGACAAGCAGACCGCAGGGGGTTATCTCGCGCGCTTTGTGCCCACGGGCAAGCGCCCCGATCCTGCAGCGATCAGTGTCTGCAAGAATCCCTAA
- a CDS encoding DsrE family protein, whose product MPGLNLIVASADGSRLYAALETAMAAAALGEPVRLFMQGEAVALLRAPIGFAGDAARVAAGQPDLAQMIAEAAAMNVVLIACQSGMALASLSAGDMGSHIRAGGLVGFLAGVGPDDRLIVY is encoded by the coding sequence ATGCCAGGGCTGAACCTGATCGTAGCGAGCGCGGACGGATCGCGCCTCTATGCGGCACTCGAAACCGCGATGGCGGCAGCGGCGCTAGGGGAGCCGGTGCGGCTCTTCATGCAGGGCGAGGCGGTCGCGTTGCTGCGCGCGCCGATCGGATTCGCGGGTGACGCGGCGCGCGTCGCGGCGGGCCAGCCCGACCTTGCGCAGATGATCGCCGAAGCCGCGGCGATGAATGTCGTCCTGATCGCCTGCCAGTCGGGCATGGCGCTCGCTAGCCTTAGCGCGGGCGACATGGGATCACACATACGCGCCGGCGGGCTCGTCGGCTTTCTGGCAGGCGTCGGGCCGGACGACCGGCTTATCGTCTATTAG
- a CDS encoding HesA/MoeB/ThiF family protein: protein MLSDAELDRYARQIILPQFGGAGQAKLKAAHVAVIGAGGIGCPAIAYLAAAGTGRLTIIDHDAVELSNLHRQPLFADDDIGAPKAEVAARAARRINPHVEAIPRVERLDAGNAEALLAGAQLILDGCDNFPTRLAVNRAAVAREIPLLSAAIGAFEGQVALYEGWRQDSPCYACLVGNDPNREGINCAETGVMGALPGMIGATAALEAVRALTGWGRPLIGRLAIIDMLERRWREVAVPADPGCPICQG from the coding sequence TTGCTGTCGGACGCCGAACTCGACCGCTACGCGCGCCAGATCATTCTGCCCCAATTCGGCGGTGCGGGGCAGGCGAAGCTCAAGGCCGCGCATGTCGCGGTGATTGGCGCGGGCGGAATCGGCTGCCCGGCGATCGCCTATCTGGCTGCCGCAGGGACTGGCCGGCTGACGATCATCGACCATGATGCCGTCGAACTGTCGAACCTTCATCGCCAGCCGCTGTTCGCCGACGACGACATCGGTGCGCCCAAGGCCGAGGTTGCGGCGCGGGCGGCCCGGCGCATCAACCCGCATGTCGAAGCCATCCCCCGCGTGGAGCGGCTTGACGCGGGCAATGCCGAAGCGCTCTTGGCAGGCGCCCAGCTGATCCTCGACGGCTGCGACAATTTTCCGACCCGCCTTGCCGTGAATCGCGCCGCGGTCGCGCGCGAAATCCCCCTCCTCTCGGCCGCGATCGGCGCATTCGAGGGACAAGTCGCGCTTTACGAGGGCTGGCGCCAAGATAGCCCCTGCTACGCGTGCCTGGTCGGCAATGATCCGAATCGCGAGGGGATCAATTGCGCCGAGACGGGCGTAATGGGTGCGCTGCCAGGGATGATTGGGGCCACCGCGGCGCTGGAAGCAGTACGCGCCCTCACCGGGTGGGGCCGGCCGCTCATTGGCCGGCTCGCAATCATCGACATGTTGGAGCGGCGGTGGCGCGAAGTCGCCGTGCCTGCGGACCCCGGGTGCCCGATATGCCAGGGCTGA
- the coaBC gene encoding bifunctional phosphopantothenoylcysteine decarboxylase/phosphopantothenate--cysteine ligase CoaBC: MAAKRILLIIGGGIAAYKSIELVRLLRKAGMTVRCVLTRAGEQFVTPLTLAALSENKVYTNLFDLKDEVEMGHIELSREADLVVVAPATADLLAKMAAGIADDLATTLLLATDKPVLAAPAMNVRMWLHPATRRNVATLRSDGVTVIEPDEGEMACGEYGPGRLPEPEAIKQAVAAALARTAGAVPLSGQPDFAPASHRPLYGRRLLVTAGPTHEPIDPVRYIANRSSGKQGFAIAAAAAEAGAEVLLVAGPVPLPTPPGVVRVDVETAIQMAAEVEAALPVDAAIMVAAVADWRAADTRAQKIKKDGSGDVPPLALAENPDILAGLAKSAKRPPLLIGFAAETHDVIDHAQAKLARKGCDWIVANDVSADPMGGETNRVHIVSKDGVDSWDRLPKQAVARKLMEKIADELDLRSPVDSN; the protein is encoded by the coding sequence AACGCATTTTGCTCATCATTGGCGGCGGGATTGCCGCCTACAAGAGCATCGAGCTTGTCCGCCTGCTCCGCAAGGCCGGAATGACCGTACGCTGCGTCTTGACGCGCGCGGGCGAGCAGTTCGTCACGCCTCTCACGCTCGCGGCGCTCAGCGAAAACAAGGTCTACACCAACCTTTTCGACCTCAAGGACGAGGTCGAGATGGGGCATATCGAGCTCTCCCGCGAGGCCGACCTGGTGGTCGTTGCACCCGCGACCGCCGACCTTCTCGCCAAGATGGCCGCCGGAATCGCCGACGATCTCGCGACGACACTCCTGCTCGCAACCGACAAGCCCGTGCTCGCGGCACCCGCGATGAATGTGCGTATGTGGCTGCACCCCGCGACGCGGCGCAACGTCGCCACGCTGCGCAGCGACGGCGTTACCGTGATCGAACCCGACGAGGGTGAGATGGCGTGCGGAGAATATGGCCCGGGCCGCCTGCCGGAACCCGAGGCAATCAAGCAGGCGGTTGCTGCAGCGCTCGCCCGCACAGCGGGCGCGGTTCCGCTGTCCGGCCAGCCCGATTTCGCACCTGCAAGCCACCGCCCGCTCTATGGACGCCGGCTCCTGGTTACTGCAGGCCCCACGCACGAGCCGATCGATCCGGTACGCTACATCGCCAACCGGTCGAGCGGGAAGCAGGGCTTTGCAATCGCCGCTGCCGCCGCCGAAGCGGGTGCCGAGGTGCTTCTCGTTGCAGGACCGGTGCCGCTACCAACCCCGCCCGGGGTGGTCCGTGTGGACGTGGAAACCGCAATCCAAATGGCCGCAGAGGTCGAGGCAGCGCTGCCCGTCGACGCCGCGATCATGGTCGCTGCGGTTGCCGACTGGCGCGCCGCCGACACACGTGCCCAGAAGATCAAAAAGGATGGCAGCGGAGACGTCCCCCCCCTGGCGCTCGCCGAAAATCCTGACATTCTCGCCGGACTCGCCAAGAGCGCCAAGCGCCCGCCGCTGCTGATCGGCTTTGCCGCCGAAACCCATGACGTGATCGACCATGCCCAGGCAAAGCTCGCCAGGAAGGGATGCGACTGGATTGTCGCGAACGATGTCTCCGCCGACCCGATGGGCGGCGAAACCAACCGCGTTCACATCGTCAGCAAGGACGGTGTCGACAGTTGGGACCGACTGCCCAAACAGGCCGTCGCCCGCAAATTGATGGAAAAGATCGCCGATGAGCTCGACCTCCGTTCACCCGTTGATTCCAATTGA